Proteins encoded within one genomic window of Paraglaciecola psychrophila 170:
- a CDS encoding lipocalin-like domain-containing protein codes for MFESIAKYLVLFLLVSVVTACSKKSDNKEQATDAMFSGLSRNSLSQQTPANSDAVNISSEAFANVVPGYNITFPLDHDSHPEFAVEWWYITANLTDALGNPYALQWTLFRFASDTQSTPWANAQQYMGHVGLRDGKQAWFEERFARGGVGNAGISTTPFNVFIDDWQWLAQSTEMFPSTLEFTIDKQIKVNLNFTADKPFVKHGEQGFSRKLRNSEQASYYYSQPHIQVSGELELPIGIVKVTGNAWYDHEWTTQYLSPLAQGWDWFSIHLDDGAKLMLFNMRHQQYQDFWSGTLITKNGETIHLSESDIQGEVIQRDKVAGRLLPLHWSIKLVQHQIDIQIAPMQINQWNPGIFSYYEGGTVISGSHSGVGFIELTGY; via the coding sequence GTGTTTGAGTCTATAGCCAAATATCTAGTGCTTTTTTTATTAGTATCGGTAGTGACAGCATGCTCTAAAAAATCTGACAATAAAGAGCAAGCAACAGATGCGATGTTTTCTGGTCTGAGTCGCAATTCACTCTCTCAGCAAACACCTGCAAATAGTGATGCAGTAAACATATCTAGCGAAGCTTTTGCCAACGTTGTCCCGGGCTACAATATTACATTTCCATTAGATCATGACAGTCACCCCGAGTTTGCGGTGGAATGGTGGTATATCACCGCAAATCTTACTGACGCATTAGGCAATCCCTATGCACTGCAATGGACATTGTTTCGCTTTGCCAGTGACACTCAAAGTACGCCTTGGGCGAATGCTCAGCAATACATGGGGCATGTGGGTTTAAGAGACGGTAAACAGGCTTGGTTCGAAGAACGCTTTGCCCGTGGAGGAGTGGGTAATGCAGGTATATCCACGACCCCATTCAATGTATTTATTGATGATTGGCAGTGGCTTGCTCAATCAACCGAGATGTTCCCGTCAACACTTGAATTTACGATTGATAAACAGATTAAGGTCAACTTAAACTTCACTGCTGACAAACCTTTTGTAAAACATGGAGAGCAAGGTTTTAGTCGTAAGCTGCGAAACTCAGAACAAGCCTCATATTATTATAGCCAGCCACACATTCAAGTCTCGGGTGAACTTGAACTGCCAATCGGAATAGTGAAGGTAACAGGCAATGCTTGGTATGATCATGAATGGACAACTCAATATCTAAGCCCTCTGGCACAAGGCTGGGACTGGTTTTCGATTCACTTAGACGATGGTGCTAAATTGATGTTGTTTAATATGCGTCACCAGCAATATCAGGACTTCTGGTCAGGCACATTGATAACAAAAAATGGTGAAACGATACATTTGTCTGAATCAGATATTCAAGGTGAGGTGATCCAGCGTGATAAAGTGGCAGGACGTTTGCTGCCCTTGCACTGGTCAATTAAATTGGTCCAGCATCAAATCGACATCCAGATTGCACCCATGCAAATAAATCAATGGAACCCAGGAATATTCTCATATTACGAAGGAGGAACGGTGATTTCAGGCTCCCACTCAGGAGTCGGGTTTATTGAGTTAACGGGATATTAG
- a CDS encoding LysR family transcriptional regulator, whose product MNIAKVDLNLLVYLDVLLREGSVTKAANQLSITQPAMSNGLRRLRDLFKDPLLVRTSDGMTPTKRALELKPIIREVLSKLETTIQPETDFSPLKSERTFRIMASDYAESTLLMEVIGRLIKQAPNVTLDLITPSDVTFYDVEQGRVDMAINRFEELPLSFHQKVVWYDTFSCVINSHNSIVQNFTLEQYLDNKHIWVSKTGFGVGVGIDPKEVQKLGWVDAELTKIGKQRDIRVFTRHYHVALQLAKAQNLIATLPSRAANMYKDDPEVEILAPPFDIPPIALKMAWSALLQHDAGHIWLRRLIGEVGAELTNT is encoded by the coding sequence ATGAATATTGCTAAGGTAGATTTAAACTTATTGGTTTACTTAGATGTATTGCTAAGAGAAGGCAGTGTGACTAAAGCGGCAAACCAATTAAGTATTACTCAGCCTGCAATGAGCAATGGCTTGAGAAGACTGAGAGACTTATTCAAAGACCCACTTCTGGTGCGCACCAGTGATGGTATGACTCCTACCAAACGCGCCTTAGAATTAAAGCCTATTATCCGAGAAGTACTGTCTAAACTTGAAACAACAATTCAACCAGAAACTGATTTTAGCCCTCTTAAAAGTGAACGTACTTTTAGGATTATGGCCAGCGATTACGCAGAATCAACTTTATTAATGGAAGTTATTGGTAGGCTAATTAAACAAGCTCCGAATGTTACCTTGGATCTGATTACCCCCAGCGATGTGACATTCTATGATGTAGAACAAGGTAGAGTTGATATGGCAATCAACCGGTTTGAAGAATTACCGCTTTCGTTCCATCAAAAGGTGGTGTGGTATGACACATTCTCTTGTGTGATAAATAGCCACAATTCAATAGTACAAAACTTTACACTGGAGCAATATTTAGACAATAAACATATATGGGTCAGTAAAACCGGCTTTGGGGTGGGCGTTGGTATCGATCCCAAAGAGGTACAAAAGTTAGGCTGGGTCGATGCTGAGTTGACAAAAATTGGTAAACAACGGGATATACGTGTCTTTACTCGTCATTATCACGTTGCGCTACAACTCGCTAAAGCACAAAATTTAATTGCAACCTTACCCAGTAGGGCTGCCAATATGTATAAAGATGACCCTGAAGTAGAGATACTCGCCCCCCCATTTGATATACCGCCTATAGCATTAAAAATGGCATGGAGTGCTTTGCTACAACACGACGCTGGTCACATATGGCTAAGAAGACTGATTGGAGAGGTGGGGGCAGAACTAACCAATACATAA
- a CDS encoding alkaline phosphatase has product MKPISILLFAVLCQSALATHSPENIKSPKNIIMIVGDGMGPSYTTAYRMFADNPSTPEVEETVFDRLLVGMASTHPDMDTGYVTDSAASATALSSGVKTYNGAIGVDANKKPVQTVLELAKEQGRKTGVAVTSQINHATPASFGAHNESRQNYDQIADSYFDEKTNGQFILDVMLGGGWKYFIREDRNLVEQFKAAGYQYVDKLTQLNDVKAGTPLLGLFADVGMPWALDSTDQMRLPTLAKAAIRQLENDQGYFLLIEASQVDWAGHGNDIGSAMAEMHDLAVTLEWLEQYLVNNPDTLLVATADHSTGGLSIGANGNYSWSPSWLKNLKASPVEIGTQLMTAKDRGALATDLLGFELTPEEISSLSVIESDKPRPFHNAISKILDNRSNTGWTTTGHTGVDVQIFAKGLGSEYFRGHLDNTRIAQTIFELLRNKK; this is encoded by the coding sequence ATGAAGCCTATTTCTATTCTTTTATTCGCCGTCTTATGCCAATCCGCATTAGCGACTCACTCACCTGAAAATATTAAGTCACCTAAGAATATTATTATGATTGTAGGTGATGGTATGGGCCCATCGTATACCACGGCATATCGCATGTTTGCAGACAATCCAAGTACGCCCGAAGTTGAAGAAACCGTGTTTGATAGATTATTAGTCGGTATGGCTAGCACACATCCTGATATGGACACGGGTTATGTAACTGATTCAGCAGCAAGTGCCACAGCCTTATCAAGCGGTGTTAAAACCTATAACGGTGCGATTGGCGTAGATGCCAATAAGAAGCCTGTGCAAACAGTATTAGAGCTGGCCAAGGAGCAAGGGCGTAAAACGGGTGTTGCTGTGACTTCACAGATTAATCACGCTACACCTGCAAGTTTTGGTGCACATAATGAGAGTCGCCAAAATTATGATCAAATAGCCGACAGTTATTTCGATGAAAAAACCAATGGTCAGTTTATTTTAGATGTAATGTTAGGTGGCGGATGGAAATATTTTATTCGTGAGGACCGCAATTTAGTCGAACAATTTAAGGCTGCTGGTTACCAATATGTCGATAAATTAACTCAATTAAACGATGTGAAAGCGGGGACGCCTTTACTGGGTTTATTTGCAGATGTAGGCATGCCTTGGGCACTAGACAGTACTGATCAAATGCGACTTCCAACATTAGCAAAAGCCGCAATCCGTCAGTTAGAGAATGACCAAGGATACTTCTTACTTATCGAAGCAAGCCAAGTCGATTGGGCAGGGCACGGTAATGATATTGGCTCTGCAATGGCTGAAATGCACGATCTTGCGGTAACCCTGGAATGGCTAGAGCAATACCTTGTAAACAACCCTGACACCCTTTTGGTCGCCACTGCTGATCACAGCACTGGCGGCCTAAGTATCGGTGCTAATGGCAATTACAGTTGGAGTCCTAGTTGGTTGAAAAACCTAAAGGCTTCACCCGTTGAGATTGGCACACAATTAATGACGGCTAAAGACCGAGGTGCATTGGCAACTGATTTATTGGGATTTGAGCTGACTCCAGAAGAAATATCCAGTTTAAGTGTGATTGAATCTGATAAACCTAGGCCTTTCCACAACGCGATTTCTAAGATTTTAGATAATCGCTCAAATACCGGATGGACAACCACTGGACATACAGGTGTTGACGTACAAATATTTGCTAAAGGATTAGGCAGTGAGTACTTTCGAGGTCATTTGGATAACACGCGTATTGCACAAACTATATTTGAATTGTTAAGAAATAAAAAATAG
- a CDS encoding malate synthase G, producing the protein MQLTQTAQLEYIQKGRLKVAKQLDQFIKQHVLPGTEVLADELWANFADVLPELLSINQSLLQKRANLQLQIDEYCMQRQSINVPEYKAFLTEIGYLQPTPEDFQINTSNVDAEIATMAGPQLVVPINNARFALNAANARWGSLYDAVYGSDIIEQTVGSKTKGYDAARGQQVIDYARKWLDVIAPLKVGSHVQSKKYAIDNGKLLVTLTDDTVEGLNTPEQFAGFQGSIQQPTCILIKHNNIHAEIRFDQHSVIGQQDTANIKDVFLESALTTIMDCEDSVAAVDAADKTLVYKNWLGLIKGDLTATITSGSKQITRSLNPDRQYVSTSGATFSLSGRSLMFIRNVGHLMTTDAILFDDKPIYEGIMDALITSLISKHDLLGNGVFKNSQAGSVYIVKPKMHGPEEVAYADLLFSKMESVLSLPKHSIKIGLMDEERRTSLNLKACIQAAKDRVVFINTGFLDRTGDEIHTSMHLGAFATKATIKVRPWLNAYEQSNVVTGMNSGLSGKAQIGKGMWPIPDNMAEMMQAKIAHVRSGANTAWVPSPTAATLHALHYHQENVFDIRMNMTGKDDGLLEQMLDIPLLKDEKLSLEQIQRELDNNVQGILGYVVRWVNQGIGCSKVPDINNVGLMEDRATLRISSQHIANWLMHKVITTEQVETSMQIMAKLVDAQNVNDAEYIAMTPDTGESIAFQAAHDLIFKGQDQPCGYTEPLLHAKRRAMKRSLKAL; encoded by the coding sequence ATGCAACTTACCCAAACCGCACAACTTGAATACATTCAAAAGGGCCGATTAAAGGTTGCCAAACAGCTAGACCAGTTTATCAAGCAACATGTTTTACCCGGCACAGAGGTGTTAGCTGACGAGCTTTGGGCAAATTTTGCAGATGTTCTACCCGAACTTTTATCTATTAATCAAAGTCTGTTGCAAAAAAGAGCTAATCTGCAGTTGCAAATAGATGAATATTGTATGCAAAGACAATCGATCAATGTTCCAGAGTACAAAGCCTTTCTTACCGAGATTGGCTATTTACAACCTACCCCCGAAGATTTTCAAATTAACACTAGCAACGTCGATGCTGAAATTGCCACCATGGCAGGCCCTCAGCTAGTTGTTCCCATCAATAATGCTAGATTCGCTTTGAATGCAGCAAATGCTAGATGGGGTAGTCTTTACGACGCGGTTTACGGGTCGGATATTATTGAGCAAACAGTTGGCAGTAAAACGAAAGGTTACGATGCAGCTAGAGGGCAACAAGTCATCGACTATGCCAGAAAATGGCTAGATGTTATTGCACCTCTAAAAGTAGGCAGCCATGTACAAAGTAAAAAATACGCTATTGATAACGGTAAACTACTCGTCACATTGACTGATGATACCGTAGAAGGTTTAAACACACCTGAGCAGTTCGCTGGCTTTCAAGGCTCGATTCAACAACCCACCTGTATTTTAATTAAACACAATAATATACATGCCGAAATTCGATTTGATCAACATAGCGTTATCGGCCAACAAGATACAGCTAACATCAAAGATGTATTTCTAGAATCTGCATTAACCACCATTATGGACTGCGAAGACTCAGTTGCGGCGGTAGACGCAGCAGATAAAACCTTAGTGTACAAAAACTGGTTAGGCCTCATTAAGGGCGATTTAACCGCTACAATAACCAGCGGCAGCAAACAAATAACACGTAGTTTAAATCCAGATAGACAATATGTGTCAACATCAGGAGCAACATTTAGCCTATCTGGCAGAAGCTTGATGTTTATTCGTAATGTCGGACACTTGATGACAACTGACGCCATCCTGTTTGATGATAAACCTATTTACGAAGGGATCATGGACGCTCTAATCACCAGCTTAATATCAAAACATGACTTACTGGGTAATGGCGTGTTCAAAAATAGCCAAGCAGGTAGCGTTTATATCGTCAAACCCAAAATGCATGGGCCGGAAGAAGTCGCTTATGCTGATTTGTTATTTTCTAAAATGGAATCGGTACTCAGTTTGCCCAAACATAGCATCAAAATTGGCCTAATGGATGAAGAGAGACGCACCAGCCTGAATTTAAAAGCCTGTATACAAGCAGCAAAAGACAGAGTGGTATTTATCAACACTGGCTTCCTAGATCGCACTGGTGATGAAATACACACATCTATGCACCTAGGCGCGTTTGCCACCAAAGCCACCATAAAAGTCAGACCTTGGTTAAACGCTTACGAACAATCTAATGTGGTGACTGGCATGAACTCAGGATTGTCCGGAAAAGCACAGATTGGTAAAGGTATGTGGCCCATCCCAGATAATATGGCCGAAATGATGCAGGCAAAAATTGCACATGTGCGCTCAGGAGCAAACACCGCTTGGGTGCCCTCACCTACGGCTGCAACGTTACATGCTCTGCATTATCATCAAGAAAATGTGTTCGACATCAGAATGAACATGACGGGCAAAGACGATGGGTTACTGGAGCAAATGCTAGATATACCGCTGCTTAAAGACGAAAAATTATCACTTGAGCAGATACAGCGTGAGCTTGATAACAATGTGCAAGGCATTTTAGGTTATGTGGTCAGATGGGTTAATCAAGGTATTGGTTGCTCCAAAGTACCTGACATCAACAACGTAGGTTTAATGGAAGACAGAGCCACCTTGAGAATATCTAGCCAACACATTGCTAACTGGTTGATGCATAAAGTTATAACAACAGAGCAAGTTGAGACATCAATGCAAATTATGGCAAAATTAGTTGATGCTCAAAATGTAAATGATGCAGAATATATAGCTATGACACCTGATACCGGTGAGTCCATCGCTTTTCAGGCAGCTCATGATTTAATATTTAAAGGGCAAGACCAACCTTGTGGTTATACTGAGCCTTTGTTGCATGCCAAAAGGAGAGCGATGAAAAGAAGTTTGAAAGCGCTTTAA
- a CDS encoding ABC transporter permease, whose product MAPLLKLIWASYRYNILRMALVFIALITACAGLSAVLVINSAAKNSYAAASQPFLQQVEQRIIARSGHVLNKQDFTSLRRLGFTQLIPVLRSSKIIIHPITGQPQRISLLGIDAFSIISYSARNTLEVAPKNATTSTQQLDQLWRPPFTSVIHPDFATELNFISGQTLSLENKQLLPKLAVTGIDGLGREVVMDIGQLQRVLDTQKISELLVVGEKNDSVTDALIAVLPEHLRIENINTGEQAQQLTGSFHLNLLAMACLMFVVCMFVVMNALHLLIMKRWTNLRIARQLGVSRKQIYWAQGAELVLISLLCAPLGAFIGIFLAQLASPMVSLTLQSLFDVRIGYTQVAYVTLMTQCFAACILGAFAAAILPMWQLNTKLALRNLSVNVNTRHLPWLFASIILGCIAVGLGYYSNNIMMSFSAIAVSIFSGCSLLIYTVPKSLKMLFHSLPERWVLFRWLAADGVRLSQKSKIACCAFFIALTSNIGMNLMVDSFRQATHQWLSQRLVADQYISTQSPKVFTQWLTTQDIDVDVIERKGLDASLLNQPKSNAQSRTNIELRSYPSNNVYQQAMLFAEQKSDAWQIFAAGKGVLVNQQLALRHGLTLGAALNFQVESGPPDTKQIVGIYYDYGNQSAQAMLDIDYFTKYNANTTLFALHFTSKQQQNFFAEKLASASISNQVRSIQTRELLALSMQTFERTFVITDGLNIVTLLVAALSLATSVLMIDIDNRPQRALMRSMGVSNYQITGLSLMQYTLLSLLACLVALPFGIGLTWLLINLINVQAFSWSYPILITPSKLFSAGVMSIVLIVIVVALPLYKLSRRKLVEDIKCLSL is encoded by the coding sequence ATGGCACCTTTATTAAAACTTATTTGGGCTAGTTACCGATACAATATTTTACGCATGGCACTGGTGTTTATTGCTTTGATCACCGCTTGTGCCGGGCTCAGTGCAGTGTTGGTGATCAATAGCGCCGCCAAAAATAGTTATGCAGCTGCTAGCCAGCCATTTTTACAGCAAGTCGAACAGCGCATAATCGCTCGAAGTGGTCATGTTTTAAATAAACAAGATTTCACCTCACTGCGTCGTTTAGGCTTTACCCAACTTATTCCAGTATTACGAAGCTCGAAAATTATTATTCACCCCATAACAGGCCAACCTCAACGAATATCGTTGTTGGGCATCGATGCATTTTCGATTATCAGTTATTCCGCTAGAAATACATTAGAGGTTGCACCAAAGAATGCTACAACTTCGACACAACAGCTTGATCAATTATGGCGACCTCCTTTTACAAGCGTGATCCATCCAGACTTTGCGACTGAATTAAACTTCATTAGCGGCCAAACGTTGTCCCTTGAAAACAAACAGTTATTACCCAAATTAGCCGTGACTGGTATTGATGGTTTAGGACGAGAAGTCGTTATGGACATCGGACAATTACAGCGTGTCTTAGATACCCAAAAGATAAGTGAACTGTTGGTAGTAGGTGAGAAAAACGATAGTGTCACTGACGCGCTAATAGCGGTATTACCTGAGCACCTGCGTATTGAAAACATTAATACTGGCGAACAAGCGCAGCAGCTCACAGGCAGTTTTCACCTTAACCTTTTAGCGATGGCATGTTTGATGTTTGTGGTGTGCATGTTTGTCGTTATGAACGCCTTACATTTGTTGATAATGAAACGCTGGACAAATTTACGTATCGCCCGACAGTTGGGCGTATCCAGAAAACAAATATATTGGGCGCAAGGGGCCGAATTAGTATTAATCAGCTTACTATGCGCTCCACTTGGCGCTTTCATTGGCATATTTTTAGCGCAATTAGCCTCACCTATGGTATCGCTAACATTACAAAGCCTATTTGATGTGCGAATAGGTTACACACAAGTAGCCTATGTGACATTAATGACACAGTGTTTTGCGGCCTGTATCTTGGGCGCATTTGCAGCAGCCATTTTACCTATGTGGCAGTTGAATACTAAACTGGCTTTACGTAACTTAAGCGTCAATGTTAACACCCGTCATTTACCCTGGTTATTCGCCAGCATAATATTAGGCTGCATTGCTGTGGGGTTGGGTTATTACTCTAACAATATAATGATGAGTTTCAGCGCTATTGCAGTGAGTATTTTTTCCGGTTGCAGTTTACTTATTTACACCGTACCCAAGAGCCTAAAGATGCTGTTCCATAGTCTGCCAGAGCGCTGGGTATTATTTCGCTGGTTAGCTGCAGATGGGGTACGTTTATCCCAAAAGAGTAAAATTGCCTGCTGTGCTTTTTTCATTGCACTCACCAGTAATATTGGTATGAATTTAATGGTGGATAGCTTTCGCCAAGCCACACACCAATGGTTAAGTCAGCGCTTAGTGGCCGATCAATATATTTCGACTCAATCACCCAAGGTGTTTACACAATGGTTAACTACCCAAGACATAGATGTGGATGTAATCGAACGCAAAGGCCTTGATGCAAGTTTGCTTAATCAACCAAAAAGTAACGCCCAAAGTCGAACTAACATTGAGCTCAGGTCATACCCAAGCAACAACGTATATCAACAAGCGATGTTATTCGCTGAACAAAAATCGGATGCTTGGCAAATATTTGCTGCAGGTAAAGGCGTGCTAGTCAATCAGCAATTGGCGTTACGTCATGGCTTAACCCTGGGAGCAGCCTTAAATTTTCAAGTTGAGTCAGGCCCACCGGACACTAAACAGATAGTGGGTATTTACTACGATTATGGTAATCAAAGTGCTCAGGCCATGCTGGATATAGACTATTTCACAAAATATAATGCCAACACTACGTTGTTTGCTTTGCACTTTACATCAAAGCAACAACAAAACTTTTTTGCTGAGAAACTGGCATCTGCTTCCATATCAAATCAAGTCAGATCAATACAAACCCGTGAATTATTAGCGTTGTCGATGCAAACGTTTGAGCGCACATTTGTGATCACCGATGGCTTGAACATTGTCACTTTATTAGTTGCAGCCCTGTCTTTGGCCACATCGGTGCTGATGATTGATATAGACAATCGGCCTCAAAGGGCATTAATGAGGAGCATGGGAGTCAGTAATTATCAGATTACTGGCTTATCACTTATGCAATATACCCTACTCAGTTTATTGGCTTGTTTAGTCGCCTTACCATTTGGCATTGGCTTAACATGGCTGTTGATTAACCTGATTAACGTGCAAGCGTTTAGTTGGAGTTACCCGATACTTATCACACCTTCTAAACTCTTCTCTGCTGGGGTAATGAGTATAGTCTTGATTGTGATAGTGGTCGCACTTCCCCTTTACAAATTGAGTCGTCGCAAATTAGTTGAGGATATAAAGTGTTTGAGTCTATAG
- a CDS encoding nucleotidyltransferase domain-containing protein has protein sequence MTSLFTAQNFFALVARKESVEGLSLKQWEQLLRILRGADMLGSFYYFLQRHEQLNLVPEFALGHLLSAKRYADRQVQQVNAEVSILSDCLAVIDCKPAFLKGAAYVLKNSSNHFGRVMSDIDILVPKVDLLKVENALKQDGWLEKKLDDYDEQYYRKWVHELPPFSHPERGVTLDVHHTIIPPITGIVIPQHYLFGNKIETEFGHLTLSAEMIIMHCIIHLFYNEDYEKSFRDIVDIHMLLLDYENEHQITAINQVANNLNFSKEWYYALYLCDHLFNVHRVDTLSKEKIFILLHF, from the coding sequence ATGACGAGTCTATTTACGGCACAAAATTTTTTCGCCTTGGTTGCTCGTAAAGAGTCAGTTGAAGGGCTTAGTCTGAAACAGTGGGAGCAGTTACTCAGAATTTTGCGTGGTGCGGATATGCTGGGCTCGTTCTATTATTTTTTGCAACGACATGAGCAATTGAATCTCGTTCCTGAATTTGCTCTTGGTCATTTATTATCGGCTAAACGCTATGCTGATCGACAGGTTCAACAAGTTAATGCTGAGGTGAGTATATTATCAGATTGTCTGGCTGTTATTGACTGTAAACCAGCGTTTTTAAAAGGTGCTGCGTACGTGCTTAAGAATTCCAGTAATCACTTTGGTCGTGTAATGAGTGACATTGATATATTAGTCCCAAAAGTTGACTTGCTAAAAGTTGAGAATGCATTAAAACAAGACGGCTGGCTTGAAAAAAAATTAGATGATTATGACGAACAGTATTACCGAAAATGGGTGCATGAACTTCCGCCATTTAGCCATCCCGAACGTGGCGTCACTTTAGATGTACACCATACTATTATCCCACCCATTACTGGTATTGTTATTCCTCAGCATTACCTTTTTGGGAATAAAATTGAAACTGAATTTGGTCATCTGACGCTGAGTGCAGAAATGATTATTATGCACTGTATTATTCATTTATTTTACAACGAAGATTACGAAAAGAGTTTTCGGGATATTGTTGATATCCATATGTTATTGCTGGATTATGAAAACGAGCATCAGATAACGGCTATTAACCAAGTTGCTAATAATCTAAACTTTTCCAAAGAGTGGTATTACGCTTTGTATTTGTGTGATCATTTGTTTAATGTTCACCGAGTAGATACTCTATCAAAAGAAAAAATTTTTATTCTGTTACATTTTTAA
- a CDS encoding isocitrate lyase yields the protein MSQYQNDVKQIAELRSTKAGAWNAINPDYAARMKAQNRFKTGLDIAKYTAAIMRKDMQEYDADSSQYTQSLGCWHGFIGQQKMLSVKKHQGTTDKSYLYLSGWMVAALRSEFGPLPDQSMHEKTSVASLIEELYTFLRQADARELGDLFRQLDDAKQNGGDTAAIQNAIDNYETHVVPIIADIDAGFGNEEATYLLAKKLIEAGACCIQIENQVSDAKQCGHQDGKVTVPHEDFLAKINAVRYAFLELGVDDGVIVARTDSLGAGLTQKIPVSQKAGDLAAQYNAFLDASEVTSIDDLVDGDSVLKQDGKLVKPVRLPNGLYKFKENTGFDRVVLDCITSLQNGADLLWIETEKPHVGQIGDMVRAIRTEIPNAKLVYNNSPSFNWTLNFRQQIFDIWSEAGKDLSQYKRDELMSVKFDDTDLALEADEKIRTFQADAAREAGIFHHLITLPTYHTAALSTDDLAKGYFGDQGMLAYVKGVQRREIRQGLACVKHQAMAGSNMGDDHKEYFSGEQALKASGEDNTMNQFDAE from the coding sequence ATGTCACAATATCAGAATGATGTTAAACAGATTGCAGAACTAAGATCAACCAAAGCAGGAGCTTGGAACGCAATTAACCCAGATTATGCTGCTCGTATGAAAGCTCAAAATCGCTTTAAAACTGGGTTGGATATTGCAAAATATACCGCAGCTATCATGCGTAAAGATATGCAGGAATATGATGCTGACTCAAGCCAGTACACTCAATCACTAGGTTGCTGGCACGGATTTATTGGACAACAGAAAATGTTGTCCGTAAAAAAACATCAAGGTACCACTGATAAAAGCTATTTATACCTATCTGGATGGATGGTTGCGGCATTACGTTCAGAGTTCGGTCCCCTTCCCGACCAGTCAATGCACGAAAAGACCTCAGTAGCATCATTAATAGAAGAACTATATACATTCTTACGCCAAGCCGATGCCCGTGAACTAGGTGATTTATTTAGACAGCTAGATGACGCTAAACAAAACGGTGGCGATACTGCTGCAATACAAAACGCTATTGATAATTATGAAACTCATGTTGTACCAATTATTGCTGATATTGATGCAGGATTTGGTAATGAAGAAGCAACGTATTTGCTTGCTAAAAAACTTATCGAAGCCGGAGCTTGTTGTATACAGATAGAAAACCAAGTATCTGACGCTAAACAATGTGGTCATCAGGATGGTAAAGTTACCGTTCCACACGAAGACTTCCTAGCCAAAATCAACGCAGTACGTTACGCATTTTTAGAGTTAGGCGTAGATGACGGTGTGATAGTTGCCCGTACCGACTCTTTAGGTGCTGGATTAACTCAAAAAATACCTGTATCACAGAAAGCAGGTGATTTGGCCGCTCAGTACAATGCATTCTTGGATGCGAGTGAAGTGACCTCTATAGATGATTTAGTAGATGGCGATTCTGTTCTTAAACAAGATGGCAAACTAGTAAAACCGGTACGTTTACCGAATGGATTATACAAATTTAAAGAAAACACTGGTTTTGACCGTGTAGTACTAGATTGCATCACTTCATTGCAAAATGGTGCAGACTTATTGTGGATTGAAACAGAAAAACCACACGTTGGTCAAATTGGCGATATGGTGCGAGCTATTAGAACCGAAATTCCTAACGCGAAGTTGGTTTATAACAATTCACCCTCTTTCAACTGGACCTTGAACTTCCGCCAGCAAATCTTTGATATCTGGTCAGAAGCCGGTAAAGACTTAAGCCAATACAAAAGAGACGAATTGATGTCGGTTAAATTTGACGACACTGATTTGGCCCTTGAAGCGGATGAAAAAATCCGAACTTTCCAAGCAGATGCTGCCAGAGAAGCAGGTATTTTCCATCACTTAATTACTTTACCTACTTATCATACAGCAGCGTTGTCTACTGATGATCTAGCCAAAGGTTACTTTGGTGACCAAGGTATGTTGGCATATGTTAAAGGTGTGCAGCGTAGAGAAATTAGACAAGGTCTTGCATGTGTTAAACACCAAGCGATGGCTGGCTCTAATATGGGTGATGACCATAAAGAATACTTTTCTGGTGAACAAGCGCTTAAAGCATCAGGTGAAGATAATACTATGAACCAGTTCGACGCCGAATAA